AGGTGCCGGATCTGACCGGACTCCAGGTGCTTCTGGCAGAGGACACTCCGAATAACAGCATGTTGATCCGTTTTTTTCTTGAAGGAACCGGCTGTCGCGTTTCTGCGGTGGAGAATGGGGCCGCAGCTCTGGAGGCACTCGAACGCGACAGGTATGATGTCGTGTTGATGGATATCCAGATGCCGGTCATGGACGGAATCACGGCTACGCGCCGGATCAGGGCCCGGGAACAGGCCACAGGGGGCAACGCTATCCCTGTGGTGGCTATGACCGCGCACACGAACGCCGAAGAGGTTTCAAAGCTTTACGCGGCCGGGTGCTCACAGTATTTACCCAAACCAGTGTGCAGGGCCTATCTGCTCGAACTGCTTCAGCACATCCACACCGGCACGTCCCAGATCCTGCATCAGCCTTGAGCTCAATCCACAGTCTCCTCCTTGAACCAGGGGCTTGTGTTGGCAAATCGTTTCTCATTTCCCCATGGCAGACAGCTGCAAAGCGTCCAAGCTCTCACGGACGAATATGTGCGCTGCGACCTGAGACTATTCGCTGCCTTGTCCTTGGGATTTTTGAACGATCAGTGGTAGAAGGAAGTTTTCAACAATCAGTCAAGAAGTTTTTCACAGCTATGAGGGTTGTGCCGGAATGAAGGGAAAACGTGAACCCGGTGACCGGAGAGCGAATCCCCGGGTTATAGTGATCGGGGGCGGCCCAGCCGGCTTACTTGCCGCCGGATATGCCGCGCGGCAGGGAGCAGAGGTTGTCCTCCTGGAAAAGATGCACAAGCCGGGACTCAAATTGGGAATAACCGGCAAAGGCCGATGCAATGTGACCAATGCCGCCCCGTTGCGTGAATTTCTGGCGCATTTCGGCACCCAGGGGCGGTTTTTGCGCCAAGCCCTGAACCGGTTTTCGCCTCAGGATTTGCAAGAGCTGTTTGCCTCTATCGGCATCGCCACGGTGGTCGAGCGTGGCGGCCGGGTCTTCCCCGAACACCTGCGGGCACCTGCTGTAGCTTCGCGGCTTACGGAGTGGGTTAAGAAAGGGGGGGTGAGGGTGCAGACACACACTGAGGTGCTCGGTGTAACGGCGACTCGTGACCGGGTGACGGGTGTCCGGATTCGCGGGGAGCAGGGGGAATCCGTGTGGCCGTGTCATGCCCTTATCGTGGCCACCGGAGGAGCCTCCTATCCGCAGACCGGATCGACGGGGGAGGGGGCCTCCTGGATGACCGCCTTGGGCCACACGGTGGTGCCGTGTCGTCCCGCCTTGGTGCCGTTGGAGACCGCGGGGGACACGGCCGCCCGATTGCAGGGATTGAGCCTGCGCAATGTCGAGGTCAGTCTGTGGTTAAGGGGCAAGAAAACGGCCCAGGCTTTCGGGGAGATGGTCTTCACCCATTTCGGGGTCTCGGGTCCGGTGGTGCTGGAACTGAGCCAGCAGGCCGTGGATCTGTTGCGAAACGGAGAGTGCCCGGAACTTTGCATTGACCTCAAACCGGCACTCGACGAGACAAAATTGGACGCCCGTTTGCTCCGCGATATCCAGCACAAAGGAAAAAAGCAGATTGCCAATTGGTTGCGCGATCTGTTGCCGACCAGCCTGATCCCCATCTGTCTTGAAGCCACTGGCCTGGATGGCAGTCTCCAGGCCGGGCAGATGACCGCTCGTCAGCGGCGGAATCTGAAAATGTGGCTCAAGTATTTTCCTTTGCCCCTGACCGGGTATCGCGGCTTTGAGGAAGCGATTGTCACCGCCGGTGGGGTGGCTCTTCAAGAAGTTGATCCGCGCACGATGCAGTCCAAGCTGGTTCCTGGATTGTACCTGGCCGGAGAAATCCTTGATCTGGCCGCTGACACCGGCGGGTACAATCTTCAGGCAGCTTTTTCCACCGGCGTGGTCGCCGGCGAAGCAGCCGGGATCGCTGTGAGCAGGTCAACCGGATAGTTGTCAGCGTTCTGGGCCCGGCTCTGAGATTGTGCTTCAGGGCCTGAAAAAACTCGCTCCAAGGCAGCAGAGGATTCCTGTCCGTTCCACAAGGAAACAGAATGGCCGT
The sequence above is drawn from the Desulfohalobium retbaense DSM 5692 genome and encodes:
- a CDS encoding NAD(P)/FAD-dependent oxidoreductase — translated: MKGKREPGDRRANPRVIVIGGGPAGLLAAGYAARQGAEVVLLEKMHKPGLKLGITGKGRCNVTNAAPLREFLAHFGTQGRFLRQALNRFSPQDLQELFASIGIATVVERGGRVFPEHLRAPAVASRLTEWVKKGGVRVQTHTEVLGVTATRDRVTGVRIRGEQGESVWPCHALIVATGGASYPQTGSTGEGASWMTALGHTVVPCRPALVPLETAGDTAARLQGLSLRNVEVSLWLRGKKTAQAFGEMVFTHFGVSGPVVLELSQQAVDLLRNGECPELCIDLKPALDETKLDARLLRDIQHKGKKQIANWLRDLLPTSLIPICLEATGLDGSLQAGQMTARQRRNLKMWLKYFPLPLTGYRGFEEAIVTAGGVALQEVDPRTMQSKLVPGLYLAGEILDLAADTGGYNLQAAFSTGVVAGEAAGIAVSRSTG